Proteins encoded in a region of the Scyliorhinus torazame isolate Kashiwa2021f chromosome 1, sScyTor2.1, whole genome shotgun sequence genome:
- the LOC140428699 gene encoding uncharacterized protein, whose product MAKIDDNAVANINSAFLKQTKAEAVRRDNMLMMQPYANWEQFLMPAPMSIAILGELIIISSVSDFSVNRHTPDRQYTHIKYPESFRACLMQVSNQGWKSFNLAHKNMDQIRLHSQSVPTHMKNTVKTLMQGDQRALEKILPLQLGSIKAVADECLGLAQEVEQTFASVTDLIHELLEACTSAKGAYEAESQEVARSLEEAKLRKATTEKVKRQVEEYFTRMNYQVEDAHDAYKKALESAPSEWGVMGMFAVENSINVVGNLVSGFMSMVTADPVSLSTTVVETLANVGNVIAEKVKNKEQGKVSAQQTELDPVAASNVLAKSSELLIATVKLQDLLSEDAKLSLHKLLDDVTGDVNSDISRRMFQKIKTEINLEEDCSPKAAALTLCRKGIAICEKLEEIGQCDEPSEEQMGKLAVRIGELYGKVVKFSAGCVAANSSSVLPPTAPNLSRAAGDQDSQDTSMVQTVVTQARLKIENAKAHLDSTRAEYERSFQSMKETNKELDEILIMMRKCQVTKVDFDTKLKMLAQGLDALARVREQWTKMIHFFQMISNLIHICLTKSLKKFTADSEEFQGIKGYNQQKLIKDLIYSQAFQATNISHLINMISTTYVEISSKYLMERVTSLGRLITLDPEDTEFQTERELLQRGCDDARRLILERVLSSKEEFESRVQQRIEAIDSELMAVLPPPSQCEAQAIECSHKQEAQSLFREIAEEEEDQWA is encoded by the coding sequence ATGGCGAAGATCGATGACAATGCCGTGGCCAACATTAACAGTGCTTTCCTGAAACAGACCAAGGCTGAGGCTGTCAGGCGGGACAACATGCTGATGATGCAACCCTACGCCAACTGGGAGCAGTTCCTGATGCCCGCCCCCATGTCGATCGCCATCCTCGGTGAGCTGATCATCATCTCCTCTGTCAGTGATTTCTCTGTGAACAGACACACTCCCGACCGACAATACACCCACATCAAATATCCGGAATCTTTCCGAGCCTGCCTCATGCAGGTCAGTAACCAGGGCTGGAAGAGCTTCAACCTGGCCCACAAGAACATGGATCAGATTAGGCTGCACTCTCAGAGTGTCCCGACACACATGAAGAACACAGTGAAGACATTGATGCAAGGTGACCAGCGGGCGCTGGAGAAGATCCTCCCATTGCAGTTGGGCAGCATCAAAGCCGTTGCTGACGAGTGCCTGGGACTAGCGCAGGAGGTGGAACAAACCTTCGCCTCCGTCACCGACTTAATCCATGAGCTGCTGGAGGCCTGTACCAGCGCCAAGGGGGCGTACGAGGCCGAGTCGCAGGAGGTGGCACGTTCCCTGGAGGAGGCCAAACTTCGAAAGGCTACCACCGAGAAGGTGAAGAGACAGGTGGAGGAATATTTCACCAGAATGAACTATCAGGTCGAGGATGCCCATGATGCTTATAAgaaggcgctggagtctgcgcccaGTGAGTGGGGGGTGATGGGCATGTTTGCAGTGGAGAATTCCATCAACGTGGTGGGTAACCTGGTGAGTGGTTTCATGTCGATGGTCACCGCTGACCCAGTCAGTCTGTCCACCACTGTGGTGGAGACCTTGGCCAATGTTGGCAATGTCATTGCAGAAAAGGTGAAGAATAAGGAGCAAGGGAAAGTTTCAGCCCAGCAAACTGAGCTGGACCCAGTGGCGGCCAGTAACGTGCTGGCAAAATCCAGTGAGCTGCTGATCGCCACAGTCAAGCTTCAGGATCTCTTGTCTGAGGACGCGAAATTGAGCCTCCATAAACTCCTGGATGACGTGACTGGCGATGTGAACTCGGACATCTCCAGGCGCATGTTCCAGAAGATTAAAACCGAGATCAACCTGGAGGAGGACTGCAGTCcgaaggcagcagcgctaactctGTGCCGGAAGGGGATTGCCATCTGTGAGAAGCTGGAGGAGATTGGGCAGTGTGACGAGCCCAGCGAGGAGCAGATGGGCAAATTGGCAGTGAGGATTGGCGAGCTGTACGGGAAAGTGGTCAAGTTCAGTGCCGGGTGCGTGGCTGCCAACAGCTCGTCCGTGCTGCCCCCCACCGCCCCAAACCTGTCCAGGGCCGCCGGGGACCAGGATTCCCAGGACACGAGTATGGTGCAGACGGTGGTGACACAGGCCAGGTTAAAGATTGAGAATGCCAAGGCACATCTGGATAGCACCCGGGCAGAGTACGAGAGGAGTTTCCAATCCATGAAGGAGACGAACAAGGAATTGGATGAGATCCTGATTATGATGAGGAAATGCCAGGTGACCAAGGTCGACTTTGACACCAAACTGAAGATGTTGGCCCAGGGTCTGGATGCATTGGCTCGAGTGAGGGAGCAATGGACTAAAATGATCCACTTCTTTCAAATGATCTCCAACCTGATCCACATTTGCCTCACCAAGTCCTTAAAAAAGTTCACTGCCGACAGTGAAGAATTCCAAGGAATTAAAGGCTACAATCAACAGAAACTCATCAAGGACTTAATTTACTCGCAGGCCTTCCAGGCGACCAACATCTCCCACCTGATCAACATGATCTCCACCACTTACGTGGAGATATCCAGCAAGTATTTGATGGAGCGAGTGACCAGCCTGGGGCGGCTCATCACCCTGGACCCAGAGGATACCGAGTTCCAAACCGAGCGGGAACTGTTACAGCGAGGCTGCGACGACGCCCGCAGACTGATCCTAGAGCGGGTGCTGAGCAGTAAGGAGGAGTTTGAGAGTCGGGTGCAGCAGCGCATCGAGGCCATCGATTCCGAATTGATGGCCGTGCTCCCCCCTCCTTCCCAATGTGAGGCACAGGCGATTGAGTGCTCGCACAAACAGGAAGCACAATCCCTCTTCAGGGAGATCGCTGAGGAGGAGGAAGATCAATGGGCCTGA